The Ensifer adhaerens genome contains a region encoding:
- a CDS encoding ABC transporter ATP-binding protein → MNASAQMTDARRPLVEVRNLVTRFDLKAGLFGHVSGRVHAVENVSFDIFPGETLALVGESGCGKSTVARSIMQLDRPRSGSVRFDGTELIGAPRPVLARFRREAQMVFQDPFSSLNPRMTIEQSLMDPMRVHKLGSTEAMRARAAELLAKVELSPEHLERYPHAFSGGQRQRICIARALALNPRLIVADEAVASLDVTIQAQVINLLMDLQREMKIALLFISHDMAVVERIAHRVAVMYLGEIVEIGDRRSVFGNPQHPYTRKLLSTVPIADPTRRPEGRQPMSDEIPSAVRAPDFVPRELPMRQISSTHYVRQVATG, encoded by the coding sequence ATGAACGCGTCTGCCCAGATGACGGACGCCCGGCGCCCTCTCGTCGAGGTGCGAAACCTGGTGACGCGCTTCGACCTCAAGGCGGGGCTGTTCGGCCACGTCTCCGGACGGGTGCATGCGGTGGAAAATGTCTCCTTCGACATCTTTCCGGGCGAAACCCTGGCACTGGTCGGCGAATCCGGTTGCGGCAAATCGACGGTCGCCCGCTCGATCATGCAGCTCGATCGGCCGCGGTCGGGCTCTGTCCGGTTCGACGGAACCGAGCTGATCGGCGCGCCGCGCCCCGTCCTTGCGCGATTTCGCCGCGAAGCCCAGATGGTCTTCCAGGATCCGTTCTCCTCGCTTAACCCGCGCATGACGATCGAGCAGTCGCTGATGGATCCGATGCGGGTTCACAAGCTCGGCTCGACCGAGGCCATGCGTGCCCGCGCCGCCGAACTGCTGGCAAAGGTAGAGCTTTCGCCGGAACACCTTGAGCGCTATCCGCACGCGTTTTCCGGCGGCCAGCGCCAGCGGATCTGTATCGCCCGCGCACTTGCGCTTAATCCGCGCCTCATCGTCGCCGACGAGGCCGTCGCCTCGCTCGATGTGACGATCCAGGCGCAGGTCATCAACCTCCTGATGGACCTGCAGCGCGAGATGAAGATCGCCCTCCTGTTCATCAGCCATGACATGGCCGTAGTCGAGCGCATCGCCCACCGCGTCGCCGTCATGTATCTCGGCGAAATCGTCGAGATCGGCGATCGCCGCTCGGTGTTCGGCAACCCGCAGCACCCCTATACCCGCAAGCTCTTGTCGACCGTTCCGATCGCCGATCCGACGCGCCGCCCGGAAGGACGCCAGCCGATGTCCGACGAAATCCCGAGTGCGGTGCGTGCGCCGGACTTCGTGCCGCGCGAACTGCCGATGCGGCAGATCTCGTCGACCCATTACGTGCGGCAGGTCGCAACCGGCTGA
- a CDS encoding ABC transporter ATP-binding protein has protein sequence MFLSKSATPELPEDVILSVEDLKVCFAARTRAELRAVRGVSFRIARGETVALVGESGSGKSVTAMTIMRLTEYDGASITGGRVLMRLKDGKVADLATLSEKRVEALRGADISIVFQDPMSSLNPVFTVGDQIAEAVIHHQGKTPEEARQVALNTLKLVRVPDAERRLDQYPHQLSGGMRQRVMIAIALACRPSLMILDEPTTALDVTIQAQILDLVRALQREIGMSVLFITHDMGVVAEVADRVCVMLKGEIVETGSVYDIFAKPKHAYTRALISAVPRLGSMADKDAPEKFPLLVFEPEQQLAEATE, from the coding sequence ATGTTCCTGTCCAAATCCGCAACACCTGAACTGCCCGAGGATGTCATCCTTTCCGTGGAAGACCTCAAGGTCTGCTTTGCCGCCCGCACCCGCGCCGAGCTGCGCGCCGTACGGGGCGTCTCCTTTCGCATAGCGCGCGGCGAGACCGTCGCACTGGTCGGAGAATCGGGGTCCGGCAAATCGGTCACGGCCATGACGATCATGCGGCTAACCGAGTATGACGGCGCAAGCATCACCGGCGGACGTGTGCTGATGCGCTTGAAGGACGGCAAGGTCGCCGATCTTGCGACGCTGTCGGAAAAGCGCGTCGAGGCTCTTCGCGGCGCGGACATCTCGATCGTGTTCCAGGATCCGATGTCGAGCCTGAACCCGGTCTTCACCGTCGGCGACCAGATTGCCGAGGCGGTGATCCATCACCAGGGCAAGACGCCGGAGGAAGCGCGCCAGGTCGCGCTCAACACCCTCAAGCTGGTCCGCGTGCCCGATGCGGAGCGCCGCCTCGACCAATATCCGCATCAGCTTTCCGGCGGCATGCGCCAGCGCGTCATGATCGCGATTGCCCTTGCCTGCCGCCCATCGCTGATGATCCTCGATGAGCCGACGACCGCGCTCGACGTGACCATTCAGGCGCAGATCCTCGACCTGGTCCGTGCCCTGCAACGCGAGATCGGCATGTCGGTGCTGTTCATCACCCACGACATGGGCGTGGTTGCCGAAGTCGCCGACCGGGTCTGCGTCATGCTCAAGGGCGAGATCGTCGAAACGGGCTCGGTCTACGACATCTTCGCCAAGCCGAAGCACGCCTATACGCGCGCCCTGATATCCGCCGTGCCCCGCCTCGGCAGCATGGCCGACAAGGATGCGCCGGAAAAATTCCCGCTGCTGGTGTTTGAACCGGAGCAGCAACTCGCGGAGGCGACAGAATGA
- a CDS encoding LysR family transcriptional regulator — MELQWLEDFLEIAATRNFSTAATARNISQPAFSRRIKSLENWIGADLIDRSTYPVQLTRAGTMFLPGCQRLVREAYRLRTDCRNVAGESSAMLTFTSLHTLAMYFFPKWIGSPLISRMPLRTSMHAADFLESIDHLCSGQCDFAITYVHPDGPPVLEGGPFESLQIGKDRLILVSGTDENGRPLFDIDVSETTEIPYLAYSWSDGYIGKLATLIQSRWRRPLNLSTVYQSGLADGLKHMAVAGRGVAWLPQICVAEAMRQGRLAQIGGPQMSLEMEIRIFRRAGPGSPDSDGLWQHLKQCAALPQYKSGFDVDIDAA, encoded by the coding sequence ATGGAACTGCAATGGCTTGAAGATTTTCTGGAAATTGCCGCGACAAGGAATTTCTCGACGGCGGCGACGGCACGCAATATTTCGCAACCCGCCTTTAGCCGTCGCATCAAATCGCTCGAGAACTGGATCGGTGCGGACCTGATCGACCGCAGCACCTATCCCGTGCAATTGACGCGGGCCGGCACGATGTTCCTTCCGGGCTGTCAGCGCCTCGTGCGCGAGGCCTACCGGCTGCGCACCGATTGCCGCAATGTCGCCGGCGAAAGCTCGGCCATGCTGACGTTTACCTCGCTGCATACGCTGGCGATGTACTTCTTCCCGAAGTGGATCGGCTCACCGCTGATCTCGCGCATGCCCCTTCGCACCAGCATGCATGCCGCCGACTTCCTTGAAAGCATCGATCACCTTTGCTCGGGTCAGTGCGATTTCGCCATCACCTATGTGCATCCCGATGGCCCGCCGGTGCTGGAAGGCGGCCCGTTCGAATCCCTGCAGATCGGCAAAGACCGGCTCATCCTCGTGTCTGGGACCGACGAAAATGGCCGCCCGCTGTTCGACATAGACGTATCCGAAACGACGGAAATCCCCTACCTCGCCTATTCCTGGAGCGACGGCTACATCGGCAAGCTCGCAACCCTGATCCAATCGCGCTGGCGCCGTCCGCTCAATCTCAGCACCGTCTATCAGTCAGGCCTCGCCGACGGCCTGAAGCACATGGCCGTCGCCGGGCGCGGGGTGGCGTGGCTACCGCAGATCTGCGTGGCAGAAGCCATGCGGCAGGGCCGCCTTGCCCAGATCGGCGGGCCGCAGATGTCGCTCGAAATGGAAATCCGGATCTTCAGGCGCGCCGGTCCCGGCAGTCCCGACAGCGATGGGTTGTGGCAGCATCTGAAACAGTGCGCGGCGCTGCCGCAGTACAAGAGCGGCTTCGATGTCGACATCGACGCCGCCTGA
- a CDS encoding ABC transporter substrate-binding protein: MKRTLALALCLGLGIAAAPAMAETKNPGTFVFMWTDDIQSFDPAYIANTPSSYGSLNIYSRLLNFNGSKISEFVPSLSTEVPSLENGLIKQGTDGSVSYTFPIRKGVFAHKVGIKGADGKVTWEYYDKLTDAQKATIEPGYGQITPEDVRYSLLRAILQGQSWMSNAITEVITAGKYTDIAKWVETEGEVKSINDASPEVLRKVYDQLASQIVVDGDNVTLKLPKSFPATLGVIALPFGTSILDKEWVGSVGGWDGSADTWKAHYRPELGANPLFAEENGTGPFMLEEWDRTDRRITLKRFDNYFMGPAKLDRVVMRTVPEWTTRRLQLLSGDADFVTAPVEFIDELSKTEGVKVIDGLQKVFSRGIFFAWPLDDNDNPAIGSGKLDGAGIPPDFFADIDVRKGFNYAQNYDALLNQVLLGKTVQSRGPTVRGIMGYRPDSPIYSYDPAKAEEHFKKAFGGKLWDTGFAFTAYVTEGNPQLTAALSALQQGLSRINPKFKMQIQALPWASVSDKLNNREKPAAPLTVMGWGPDYSDPGGPLGAASYYLSPTGLVGGMVGQGYRDLMAEKFKPLLDEAWASVDPAVREPIYAKLQEMSYDYATTQFLWEDFGYVVTRSNIDGYVDNMILYGAWDFYPVTKAND, from the coding sequence ATGAAACGCACCTTAGCCCTGGCTCTCTGCCTCGGGCTCGGCATCGCGGCTGCGCCCGCTATGGCCGAGACCAAAAACCCCGGCACTTTCGTCTTCATGTGGACCGACGACATCCAGTCGTTCGATCCGGCCTATATCGCCAACACGCCGAGCTCCTACGGCTCGCTCAACATCTACAGCCGTCTTTTGAACTTCAACGGTTCGAAGATTTCAGAGTTCGTGCCGTCACTCTCGACCGAGGTGCCGTCGCTTGAAAACGGCCTCATCAAGCAGGGCACTGACGGCTCTGTCAGCTACACCTTCCCGATCCGCAAGGGTGTGTTCGCCCACAAGGTCGGGATCAAGGGCGCCGACGGCAAAGTCACCTGGGAATACTACGACAAGCTGACCGACGCGCAGAAGGCGACGATCGAGCCCGGTTACGGCCAGATCACGCCAGAGGACGTGCGCTATTCGCTGCTGCGTGCCATCCTTCAGGGGCAGTCGTGGATGTCGAACGCGATCACCGAGGTGATCACCGCCGGCAAATACACCGATATCGCCAAGTGGGTAGAGACCGAAGGCGAGGTCAAATCCATCAACGACGCCAGCCCCGAGGTCTTGCGCAAGGTCTATGACCAGCTCGCGTCGCAGATCGTCGTCGATGGTGACAACGTCACGCTCAAGCTGCCCAAGTCGTTTCCGGCAACACTCGGTGTGATCGCGCTGCCTTTCGGCACCTCCATTCTCGACAAGGAATGGGTCGGGTCGGTCGGCGGCTGGGATGGTTCGGCCGACACCTGGAAAGCTCACTACCGTCCCGAACTCGGCGCCAATCCGCTGTTTGCCGAAGAAAACGGCACCGGGCCGTTCATGCTCGAGGAGTGGGATCGGACCGACCGGCGCATCACCCTGAAGCGCTTCGACAATTACTTCATGGGGCCGGCCAAGCTCGACCGCGTGGTCATGCGCACGGTGCCGGAATGGACGACGCGGCGCCTGCAGCTTCTGTCCGGTGACGCCGATTTCGTCACCGCCCCGGTCGAGTTCATCGACGAACTCAGCAAGACCGAAGGCGTCAAGGTCATCGACGGACTGCAGAAAGTGTTCTCGCGCGGCATCTTTTTCGCCTGGCCGCTCGACGACAACGACAATCCGGCCATCGGCAGCGGCAAGCTGGACGGTGCGGGCATTCCGCCGGACTTCTTCGCCGACATCGACGTGCGCAAGGGCTTCAACTACGCCCAGAACTACGACGCGCTGCTGAACCAGGTCCTGCTCGGCAAGACCGTGCAGTCGCGCGGGCCGACCGTGCGCGGCATCATGGGCTACCGCCCGGACTCGCCCATCTACAGCTACGATCCGGCCAAGGCCGAGGAACACTTCAAGAAGGCGTTCGGCGGAAAACTCTGGGACACCGGCTTCGCCTTCACCGCCTATGTGACCGAGGGCAATCCGCAACTGACGGCGGCACTTTCGGCGCTGCAGCAGGGCCTGTCGCGTATCAATCCGAAGTTCAAGATGCAGATCCAGGCGCTGCCCTGGGCCTCGGTCTCAGACAAGCTCAACAACCGCGAAAAGCCGGCCGCTCCCTTGACGGTAATGGGCTGGGGGCCGGACTATTCCGATCCGGGCGGCCCGCTCGGCGCGGCCAGCTACTATCTATCGCCGACGGGCCTCGTCGGCGGCATGGTCGGCCAGGGCTACCGCGACCTGATGGCAGAGAAGTTCAAGCCACTGCTCGACGAAGCCTGGGCCTCGGTCGACCCCGCCGTGCGCGAGCCGATCTACGCCAAGCTGCAGGAGATGTCGTACGACTACGCCACCACCCAGTTCCTCTGGGAGGACTTCGGCTATGTCGTCACCCGCAGCAACATCGATGGTTATGTCGACAACATGATCCTCTACGGCGCCTGGGACTTCTACCCGGTCACCAAGGCCAACGATTGA
- a CDS encoding ABC transporter permease: protein MIEQYGLNDPFYSQYGRWIGGVLSGNLGWSETARQPVSTALMSLFPATLELVVLAFVPCLLLAVFLGSRAGIYLNRWPDHVIRIFTILGWSFPVYVFGLLMLLIFYSALDWFPPGRLSQWAQTVVSSGEFVRYTGANTVDALLNGNLAIFGDALRHLAAPVITLTYVNVASMTRVMRTSMLETLRQDYVRTARAKGLPRRVVELHHARRNALLPLATIAGMELAVMMGGVVITETIFDYAGLGQFAAKTAANLDFPAVLGFGLYFAVVLVVMNLVVDLIYPLLDPRVKTQ from the coding sequence ATGATAGAGCAGTATGGGCTGAACGATCCCTTCTATTCCCAGTACGGCCGCTGGATCGGCGGCGTCCTCAGCGGCAATCTCGGTTGGTCCGAGACGGCCCGCCAGCCGGTGTCGACGGCGCTGATGTCGCTGTTTCCGGCGACGCTGGAACTGGTCGTGCTCGCCTTCGTTCCCTGCCTGCTGCTTGCCGTCTTCCTCGGTTCGCGTGCCGGCATCTATCTCAATCGTTGGCCGGACCACGTCATCCGCATCTTCACCATTCTGGGCTGGTCTTTCCCCGTCTACGTCTTCGGCCTGCTGATGCTCTTGATCTTTTATTCGGCACTCGACTGGTTTCCGCCCGGGCGGCTCAGCCAGTGGGCGCAGACCGTGGTCAGCTCCGGCGAGTTCGTCCGCTACACCGGCGCCAACACCGTCGATGCCCTCTTGAACGGCAACCTGGCAATCTTCGGTGATGCGCTTCGCCACCTCGCAGCACCCGTTATCACGCTGACCTATGTCAACGTTGCGAGCATGACGCGCGTGATGCGCACCTCGATGTTGGAAACGCTGCGCCAGGATTACGTTCGCACGGCCCGTGCCAAGGGCCTGCCGCGCCGCGTCGTCGAATTGCATCACGCCAGGCGCAACGCACTTCTGCCGCTTGCAACCATCGCCGGCATGGAGCTCGCCGTGATGATGGGCGGTGTGGTCATCACCGAGACCATCTTCGACTATGCTGGTCTCGGCCAGTTCGCGGCCAAGACCGCCGCCAATCTCGACTTCCCTGCCGTTCTCGGCTTCGGCCTCTATTTCGCGGTCGTTCTGGTGGTCATGAATCTGGTCGTCGACCTCATCTATCCGTTGCTCGATCCGAGGGTGAAGACGCAATGA
- a CDS encoding ABC transporter permease: MKFLRYLAKNPVSLFGVVILFAFVLIAVFAPVLAPPQSFQLSPYDTPRAGFLATPQPPSPEAVFGTTQGQYDIFYGVVWGTRTAFKIGLGVVAISVLIGTIVGAVAAYYRGVIEEVLMRIVDVFMAVPFLIAAMVLTALLGKGIVPITIALTTFGWMSYARIVRSEILRIREMDYIHAARSYGASDLRLIVLHILPNAMFPVLVLATMATGSMVLSASALSFLGVGTEEGYADWGQFIAYSRNWIVGQPGNPFQFWYTLAFPGAAVFLFVLSWNLVGDALRDMLDPRHSH; this comes from the coding sequence ATGAAGTTTCTTCGTTACCTCGCAAAAAATCCGGTGTCGCTGTTCGGTGTCGTGATCCTCTTCGCCTTCGTGCTGATCGCCGTCTTCGCGCCCGTCCTGGCGCCGCCGCAGAGCTTCCAGCTTTCGCCTTACGACACGCCGCGCGCAGGCTTCCTGGCAACGCCGCAGCCGCCTTCGCCGGAGGCCGTCTTCGGCACTACGCAAGGCCAGTACGACATTTTCTACGGTGTCGTCTGGGGCACGCGCACGGCATTCAAGATCGGGCTGGGGGTCGTCGCGATTTCCGTGCTGATCGGGACCATCGTCGGCGCAGTCGCGGCCTATTATCGCGGCGTCATCGAGGAGGTGCTGATGCGCATCGTCGACGTGTTCATGGCCGTCCCGTTCCTGATCGCGGCCATGGTGCTGACGGCGTTGCTCGGCAAGGGTATCGTGCCGATCACCATCGCGCTCACGACGTTCGGCTGGATGAGCTACGCCCGCATCGTGCGAAGCGAGATCCTGAGGATCCGCGAGATGGATTATATCCATGCGGCAAGGAGCTATGGCGCCAGCGATCTGCGGCTGATCGTGCTGCATATCCTGCCCAATGCGATGTTCCCGGTGCTGGTGCTGGCGACAATGGCGACCGGTTCGATGGTGCTGTCTGCCTCGGCACTCAGCTTTCTCGGTGTCGGCACCGAAGAAGGCTATGCCGACTGGGGCCAGTTCATTGCCTATTCGCGCAACTGGATCGTCGGCCAGCCCGGCAACCCCTTCCAGTTCTGGTACACGCTGGCATTCCCCGGCGCGGCCGTCTTCCTTTTCGTGCTGTCGTGGAACCTGGTGGGTGATGCGCTGCGCGACATGCTCGACCCCCGACATTCCCATTGA
- a CDS encoding serine hydrolase domain-containing protein, producing the protein MSSLSAASIELLEDLIRYEVEDKAIPSISYALVDRDGVLAEGHVQRHDRHFAMGKDTCFRIGSITKTFTSLAIMQLVEKGLVDIDVDVSTYLPGFKPENPFAGAEGGPYGSVISLRKLMTHTAGLVREPKSGHYLDATRPPLEDTVNELASSVLKQDPSLGMMHYSNAGIAVVGRVIETVTGQSYSDYVAANILKPLGMDNSSCGMAPGIRERLAPADMWTLDGDTPAPVFSLGGSPAGNIFSTTGDMARYAQCLLRGGFDAQGNSIISPNSLREMWTPFGKRPAGHDRTLNGYGLCFGSGDVDGWTSVGHGGAVYGYASQMMLLPSAGVGVLIFATLDFANQIASRLGVDGVRIVLAERKMGKMPERVQRPPEISEGQFKTLPGYYRDDATQEIVEVKSRDGKIYLMGEGVPHRIRPVAGNDFVIDGRIYGRGADYAHMNLSFPDVGKLVWKDASWTRIEAVVDETVPDEIAPYLGEYGPDFNITYLTYSHGGLKCLIEYFCTHTCEPVDEGRFRMHGRLYEDEILELDAVDDNGKRGIRVGPMFLERRNPSQAEAA; encoded by the coding sequence ATGTCCTCTCTGTCTGCTGCTTCCATCGAGCTGTTGGAGGATCTGATCCGCTACGAGGTCGAGGACAAGGCGATCCCGTCGATCTCCTACGCCCTCGTCGACCGCGACGGCGTACTTGCCGAAGGCCATGTCCAGCGCCACGACCGCCATTTCGCCATGGGCAAGGACACCTGCTTCCGCATCGGTTCGATCACCAAGACGTTCACCTCGCTGGCAATCATGCAGTTGGTTGAAAAGGGGCTGGTCGATATCGATGTCGATGTCTCCACCTATCTGCCCGGCTTCAAGCCGGAAAATCCGTTTGCCGGTGCCGAAGGTGGGCCATACGGTTCGGTGATCAGCCTGCGCAAGCTGATGACCCATACCGCCGGTCTCGTGCGCGAGCCGAAGAGCGGCCACTATCTCGACGCCACCCGGCCGCCGCTCGAAGATACGGTCAATGAGCTTGCAAGCTCTGTTCTGAAGCAGGATCCGAGCCTTGGGATGATGCACTATTCCAACGCCGGCATCGCCGTCGTCGGGCGGGTGATCGAGACGGTGACCGGCCAGAGCTACTCGGACTACGTCGCCGCCAACATCCTGAAGCCGCTCGGCATGGACAATTCCTCCTGCGGCATGGCGCCCGGCATTCGCGAGCGGCTTGCGCCGGCCGACATGTGGACGCTCGATGGCGACACACCGGCCCCGGTCTTCAGTCTCGGCGGTTCGCCGGCCGGCAACATCTTTTCCACCACCGGTGACATGGCGCGTTACGCTCAATGCCTGCTGCGCGGCGGGTTCGATGCGCAAGGCAATTCCATCATCTCGCCGAATTCGCTGCGCGAAATGTGGACGCCGTTCGGCAAGCGTCCGGCCGGCCACGACAGGACGCTCAACGGCTATGGCCTTTGCTTTGGTTCCGGCGACGTCGACGGCTGGACCTCGGTCGGTCATGGCGGTGCGGTCTATGGTTATGCTTCGCAGATGATGCTTCTGCCTTCCGCCGGCGTCGGCGTCTTGATTTTCGCGACGCTCGATTTTGCCAATCAGATCGCGTCGCGGCTCGGCGTCGACGGCGTGCGCATCGTGCTTGCCGAGCGCAAGATGGGTAAGATGCCGGAGCGGGTGCAGCGCCCGCCGGAGATCTCCGAAGGCCAGTTCAAGACCCTGCCGGGCTACTACCGGGACGACGCCACGCAGGAGATCGTCGAGGTCAAGTCCAGGGACGGCAAGATCTATCTGATGGGCGAGGGTGTGCCGCACCGGATCCGTCCGGTTGCCGGCAACGACTTCGTCATCGACGGCCGCATCTACGGGCGCGGCGCGGACTACGCCCACATGAACCTCTCCTTCCCGGATGTCGGAAAACTCGTCTGGAAGGATGCGAGTTGGACACGCATCGAGGCAGTTGTCGACGAGACTGTGCCCGATGAGATCGCGCCGTATCTCGGCGAGTACGGGCCGGACTTCAACATCACCTACCTGACCTACAGCCATGGCGGGCTGAAGTGCCTGATCGAGTATTTCTGCACCCACACCTGCGAACCGGTCGATGAGGGGCGCTTCCGCATGCATGGGCGGCTCTACGAGGACGAGATCCTCGAACTCGATGCTGTCGACGATAACGGCAAGCGCGGCATTCGTGTCGGGCCGATGTTCTTGGAGCGGCGCAACCCATCCCAGGCGGAAGCGGCGTGA
- a CDS encoding aminotransferase class I/II-fold pyridoxal phosphate-dependent enzyme, producing the protein MTRTMTAPIKMESPLGARMFIGGREVDYYCGTSYFCLHGHPEVIEAACNATRQYGMGPGTLAHMQVYADLQERLRDWFGTEEVVYMISGYTSPMVLLQGLRDDFDVILMDSATHYSTRDAIPTLSKRIHEFRHADPEDLALQLSLHVKSGERPAVLTDGVFPSSGKLAPLADFRQAMARYDGALLCIDDSHGVGVLGETGRGSLQHAGLEGGGNYLAGTMSKAFGALGGIVPGSTDLAAKIAGNAMIMRGASPAPPGLAAAAAASLRVLQTTPEKRANLVRNVRHMRGGLRALGFEVADTPVPIVTIQGVTDLEQLRDRLAERDIIVRVQQPGGYSDTPDVSTMRLAVFSEHTPHQIDRLLQSMGELL; encoded by the coding sequence GTGACCCGGACCATGACCGCTCCGATCAAGATGGAGTCACCCCTGGGCGCCCGCATGTTCATCGGCGGGCGCGAGGTCGACTATTACTGCGGTACTTCGTACTTCTGCCTGCATGGCCACCCCGAAGTGATCGAGGCGGCCTGCAACGCCACTCGGCAGTACGGCATGGGTCCGGGCACGCTTGCCCACATGCAGGTCTATGCCGATCTGCAGGAGCGGTTGCGCGACTGGTTCGGCACGGAGGAGGTCGTCTACATGATCTCCGGCTACACCAGTCCCATGGTATTGCTGCAGGGGCTGCGCGACGACTTCGATGTCATTCTGATGGATTCCGCGACCCACTACAGCACCCGCGATGCCATACCGACGCTTAGCAAGCGGATCCATGAGTTTCGCCATGCCGACCCGGAGGATCTCGCGTTGCAGCTTTCACTGCATGTGAAGTCCGGTGAACGGCCTGCCGTGTTGACGGATGGTGTCTTCCCGTCCTCGGGAAAGCTGGCACCGCTTGCCGACTTCCGGCAGGCGATGGCGCGCTATGACGGCGCATTGCTCTGCATCGATGATTCCCACGGCGTCGGTGTTCTCGGCGAGACCGGGCGTGGCTCGCTGCAACATGCGGGGCTCGAAGGCGGCGGCAACTACCTCGCCGGCACGATGAGCAAGGCCTTCGGTGCGCTTGGCGGCATCGTCCCCGGCAGTACGGATCTTGCCGCGAAGATAGCGGGCAATGCCATGATCATGCGCGGTGCTTCGCCGGCGCCTCCGGGGCTTGCGGCCGCGGCCGCCGCATCGTTGCGGGTTTTGCAAACGACGCCGGAAAAGCGCGCCAACCTCGTCCGCAACGTCAGGCATATGCGCGGCGGGCTGCGGGCACTGGGTTTCGAAGTCGCCGACACGCCGGTGCCGATCGTTACCATCCAGGGTGTCACCGACCTCGAACAATTGCGCGATCGTCTTGCCGAGCGCGACATCATCGTCAGGGTGCAGCAGCCGGGTGGCTATTCCGATACGCCAGACGTGTCGACCATGCGGCTTGCGGTGTTTTCCGAGCACACACCTCACCAGATCGACCGGCTGCTACAGTCGATGGGCGAGCTTCTTTAA
- a CDS encoding M55 family metallopeptidase, with translation MKVFISADIEGTAGIAHWDEAERTHADWTEFRALMTAEVVAACEGARAAGATEVVVKDAHDSGRNLILDRLPDYVRIVRGWSGHPDAMMFGLDAGFAAAIYTGYHSKAGSEDNPLAHTSTMRISRLLLNGEVASEFTVNALCASGYGVPSVFLAGDAGICAQARAMVPGLKSVETLEGKGRSTTSIAPAWSRRLIREGVAEALSGDFAQVLPRRAERYEVVIEFNNPTDAYRAGWYPGAYAHGPRAVAFKHADFAEILRALVFLKA, from the coding sequence ATGAAAGTCTTCATTTCCGCCGATATCGAGGGCACCGCGGGCATCGCACATTGGGACGAGGCCGAGCGCACCCATGCCGACTGGACCGAATTCCGTGCCCTGATGACCGCCGAGGTGGTCGCCGCCTGTGAGGGCGCGCGCGCCGCGGGCGCGACCGAAGTTGTCGTGAAGGACGCCCATGACAGCGGCCGCAACCTCATTCTCGATCGCCTGCCGGATTACGTCCGCATCGTGCGCGGCTGGTCTGGCCATCCGGATGCGATGATGTTCGGCCTCGATGCCGGCTTCGCCGCGGCGATCTATACGGGCTATCACTCCAAAGCCGGTAGCGAGGACAATCCGCTTGCCCATACCTCCACCATGCGTATCTCGCGCCTGCTCCTCAATGGTGAGGTCGCGTCGGAGTTTACCGTCAATGCGCTCTGTGCCTCCGGCTACGGCGTGCCATCGGTCTTCCTTGCCGGCGATGCGGGCATTTGCGCGCAAGCACGGGCCATGGTGCCAGGGCTGAAGTCCGTGGAAACGCTGGAGGGCAAAGGTCGTTCAACGACGTCGATCGCCCCGGCATGGTCGCGCCGGCTCATTCGCGAAGGCGTAGCAGAGGCGCTTTCCGGCGATTTCGCACAGGTCCTGCCGAGAAGGGCAGAGCGTTACGAGGTCGTGATCGAGTTCAATAATCCGACGGATGCCTATCGTGCCGGCTGGTATCCCGGTGCCTATGCGCACGGTCCCCGCGCCGTCGCCTTCAAGCACGCGGATTTTGCGGAAATCCTGCGCGCGCTGGTCTTTCTGAAAGCCTGA